A single region of the Lactobacillus isalae genome encodes:
- a CDS encoding Dps family protein yields MTYPKTKKIMNEIVADLTQAHMVVHQHHWYMLGRGFLKLHPYLDEVMDELAEQQDGVAERLIEINGSPISTYEEVLEETNIPDQIGSWDLSMEERFQLIVNAYKQLRDDYERGIKISEDEGDDSTNDLLIAYHTDIEKRIWMMSAELGERPGEGE; encoded by the coding sequence ATGACTTATCCAAAAACTAAGAAAATTATGAATGAAATTGTTGCTGATTTGACTCAAGCACATATGGTTGTACATCAACATCACTGGTATATGCTTGGCAGAGGATTTTTAAAATTACATCCATATTTAGATGAAGTAATGGACGAATTGGCTGAACAACAAGATGGTGTTGCTGAAAGATTAATTGAGATCAATGGTAGTCCAATTTCAACTTATGAAGAAGTCTTAGAAGAGACCAATATTCCTGATCAAATTGGTAGTTGGGACTTATCCATGGAGGAAAGATTCCAATTAATCGTGAATGCTTATAAGCAATTGCGCGATGATTATGAGCGTGGAATAAAAATTAGTGAAGACGAAGGTGACGATTCCACTAATGACTTATTAATTGCTTACCATACTGATATTGAAAAGCGAATCTGGATGATGTCAGCTGAACTTGGGGAACGTCCTGGCGAGGGAGAATAA
- the rbsK gene encoding ribokinase, translating to MNKVTIVGSINVDNIMHIKKLPQPGETIAMSEFSKAAGGKGANQAVASSRAKNETIFVGRVGDDDNGRFMLEQFKENGINVDHVAVTPNQQTGQAYILLQETGQNSIIIQHGANFDVTAEDVRNAKDQIEDSDFVIAQFETPIEATIEAFKIAREAGKITILNPAPARTDIPEELLELTDLITPNETEAESITGIKVDSEESMKKSSEIFHQMGIKGVIITIGERGSYVSYEDIEEIIPAFKVKAVDTTAAGDTFLGALSSELKPDLSNLKESVVYASKSSSFTVQKLGAFPSIPTREVVEEALKEKN from the coding sequence ATGAATAAAGTTACAATTGTTGGATCAATTAACGTTGACAACATTATGCATATTAAAAAACTTCCTCAACCAGGAGAAACAATAGCAATGTCTGAATTTTCAAAGGCTGCTGGTGGTAAGGGAGCAAATCAAGCCGTAGCAAGTAGTCGAGCAAAAAATGAAACAATTTTTGTTGGACGTGTTGGAGATGATGACAATGGCCGCTTTATGCTTGAACAATTTAAAGAAAATGGAATTAATGTTGACCATGTAGCTGTAACGCCAAACCAACAAACTGGACAAGCTTATATTTTGCTTCAAGAGACAGGGCAAAATTCAATTATTATTCAACATGGTGCAAATTTTGACGTAACAGCAGAAGATGTTAGAAATGCAAAAGATCAAATTGAAGATAGCGATTTTGTGATTGCTCAATTTGAAACACCAATTGAAGCAACTATTGAAGCTTTTAAGATTGCTAGAGAAGCGGGTAAAATTACTATTTTAAATCCTGCGCCGGCCCGTACTGATATTCCAGAAGAATTATTAGAGTTAACCGATTTGATTACTCCTAATGAAACTGAAGCTGAGAGTATTACGGGAATTAAAGTTGACAGTGAAGAGTCAATGAAGAAGAGTAGCGAGATTTTTCATCAAATGGGAATTAAGGGTGTAATTATCACAATTGGTGAACGTGGATCGTATGTTTCTTATGAAGATATCGAAGAAATTATTCCAGCATTTAAGGTTAAAGCAGTTGATACAACTGCTGCTGGTGATACTTTCTTAGGTGCTTTGTCTAGTGAACTAAAACCTGACTTAAGTAACTTAAAAGAAAGCGTAGTTTATGCATCCAAATCATCTTCATTTACAGTTCAAAAATTAGGTGCATTTCCATCTATTCCAACTAGAGAAGTAGTTGAAGAAGCTTTGAAGGAGAAAAACTAA
- the rpiA gene encoding ribose-5-phosphate isomerase RpiA, with protein MNKTEQDQLKKEAATKAANMVEPNSVLGVGTGSTVAFFIDALGERKEKEGFSLKHIVTTSNRSKKQLEGLGFKVDELADIDQADLTVDGADRVDDNLDGIKGGGGALTLEKNVAINSKKIIWIVDESKLVHHLSGFPLPVEVLPVSAEQNFKRFEAEGLKPQWRLDDQGKRYVTHYGNYIIDLAADPTPVPHGLADYLDHTVGVVEHGLFLDMCDEVIIAHSDGTIEDKKRK; from the coding sequence ATGAATAAGACAGAGCAAGATCAATTAAAAAAAGAAGCAGCTACTAAAGCTGCTAATATGGTAGAGCCTAATTCTGTTTTAGGAGTTGGAACAGGCTCAACAGTTGCTTTTTTTATCGATGCATTAGGTGAACGCAAAGAAAAAGAAGGATTTAGTTTAAAGCATATTGTTACTACTTCTAACCGTAGTAAGAAGCAACTTGAAGGACTAGGCTTTAAGGTTGATGAGTTAGCAGATATTGATCAAGCTGATTTAACAGTAGATGGCGCTGATCGAGTAGACGATAATTTAGATGGAATTAAAGGCGGTGGTGGTGCCTTAACTTTAGAAAAAAATGTTGCCATCAACTCAAAGAAGATTATTTGGATTGTTGATGAATCAAAACTGGTTCACCATCTCAGCGGTTTCCCGCTTCCAGTTGAAGTATTACCAGTATCTGCTGAACAAAACTTTAAACGTTTTGAAGCTGAAGGTTTGAAGCCTCAATGGCGTTTAGATGATCAAGGAAAGCGTTACGTAACGCACTATGGTAACTACATCATTGATTTAGCTGCTGATCCAACCCCAGTACCACATGGTTTAGCTGACTATCTAGATCACACAGTTGGTGTAGTTGAGCATGGTTTGTTTTTAGACATGTGTGATGAAGTCATCATTGCACATAGTGATGGTACAATCGAAGACAAGAAGAGAAAATAA
- a CDS encoding helix-turn-helix domain-containing protein: MTIGEALKAERKRLGLSQSQMTGNLITKSHYSKIERGLFDIRTNDLLTILNLHNIDVVEFFKKISVTNQEENTKAYLAQLHAAYYTRNIEKIEQISNKLKNKQPKTLELKNLEAQASLLKAYFTNSIDTLSDKSKENIKRIIFSNDEWQVEDLRLFAIAISLFDISELNSVVKSIISRHFNLNLEEKEFRLVLSAILVNFLSYSVKVQNSDIQLIKKVFQVLDNLNGEPDNCFAKLMTLYYREYFAENSKNMEEIIKVIRNSGMDKILKK; encoded by the coding sequence ATGACGATTGGAGAAGCTTTAAAAGCAGAAAGAAAGAGATTGGGATTAAGCCAGTCTCAAATGACAGGAAATTTAATAACGAAATCACATTATTCAAAAATTGAACGTGGCTTGTTTGACATTAGAACAAATGATTTATTAACAATTTTAAATTTACATAACATTGATGTGGTTGAATTTTTTAAAAAGATTTCTGTTACTAATCAAGAAGAAAATACGAAAGCCTATTTAGCACAGCTTCATGCAGCTTATTACACGAGAAATATTGAGAAAATTGAGCAAATTAGTAATAAATTGAAAAATAAACAACCAAAAACACTAGAGTTAAAAAATTTAGAAGCACAAGCATCTCTTTTAAAAGCTTACTTTACAAACAGTATTGATACATTATCGGATAAATCAAAAGAAAATATTAAAAGAATTATTTTTAGTAATGATGAATGGCAAGTAGAAGATTTAAGGCTATTTGCAATTGCTATATCACTTTTTGATATTTCTGAATTGAATTCGGTGGTAAAATCTATTATTAGTCGCCATTTTAATTTGAATTTGGAAGAAAAGGAATTTAGGTTAGTTTTATCTGCGATACTAGTAAATTTTTTATCTTATTCTGTTAAAGTTCAAAATTCAGATATTCAATTGATCAAGAAAGTATTTCAGGTACTAGATAATTTAAATGGAGAACCGGATAATTGTTTTGCAAAATTAATGACTTTATATTATCGAGAATATTTTGCAGAAAATAGCAAAAATATGGAAGAAATTATAAAAGTCATAAGAAATAGCGGAATGGATAAAATATTAAAAAAGTAA
- a CDS encoding class III lanthionine synthetase LanKC N-terminal domain-containing protein, producing the protein MKIMNINLIKNIEYAELLSQPENSKLSKLILKKLKSLPDYEVKQNNFFIECISTKNIMKEQGWKIHISASNNNYIHILKEVIRIIVPLNVSFKWVSIKNRNIMLTKDFLREQAGKFITIYPQNNIQFQVLCRIFQKKLRQYSGVPILTDKSIGNVISIRYGGFKKILDYDNEGDGIYCIRDTNKKLVYDRREIGIYKPEWITENFVKPLNNLYPKQKSKLLEQYNFKNALQFTNYGGVYEAIQKKDNLHVVIKEAKKYFGGNIFNNSFPKDVRSIRRNEYLILQKISLINATPKPISYFKEKSGDYLVEKYVSGDLLRTLRLENPLYYPNATEDEYNQYLKKLSHIFLDLYFKINKINKNGIILNDLTPNNIIVDLKTNSAKIIDLESSVDLSCEKTTYPLFVTPGYSEYFYSKKLSTNDDFSWVMCLIDMLIARAQLLNINIKLIIQSLEFCREIQDSWAQLCTHLILYLEHYKNNSKTQNCIKEILSDLNKEIQIYG; encoded by the coding sequence ATGAAAATAATGAATATTAATTTGATTAAGAATATAGAATATGCAGAATTACTATCACAACCGGAAAACTCGAAATTATCAAAATTAATATTAAAAAAATTGAAAAGTTTACCAGATTATGAAGTTAAACAAAATAATTTTTTTATAGAATGTATTTCTACTAAAAATATTATGAAAGAACAAGGGTGGAAAATTCATATTTCAGCTTCTAATAATAATTATATCCACATTTTAAAAGAAGTAATTAGAATAATAGTTCCACTGAATGTTTCTTTTAAATGGGTTTCTATTAAGAATAGAAATATTATGTTAACCAAAGATTTTTTGAGAGAACAGGCTGGAAAATTCATTACTATTTATCCTCAGAATAATATTCAGTTTCAAGTTTTATGCAGGATATTTCAAAAAAAATTACGTCAATATAGTGGTGTTCCTATTTTGACAGATAAGTCTATCGGAAATGTAATATCAATTAGATATGGTGGTTTTAAGAAAATATTGGATTACGATAATGAAGGAGATGGAATATATTGTATAAGAGATACAAACAAAAAATTGGTGTATGACAGAAGAGAAATTGGAATTTATAAGCCTGAGTGGATAACTGAGAATTTTGTAAAACCATTAAATAATCTATATCCAAAACAAAAATCTAAGTTATTAGAACAATATAATTTTAAAAATGCACTTCAATTTACTAATTATGGTGGGGTTTATGAAGCAATTCAAAAGAAAGATAATTTACACGTTGTAATTAAAGAAGCAAAAAAATATTTTGGAGGAAATATATTTAATAATAGTTTCCCTAAGGATGTAAGATCAATTCGTAGAAATGAATATTTAATTTTACAAAAAATTAGTTTAATAAATGCTACTCCTAAACCAATAAGTTACTTTAAAGAAAAGTCAGGAGATTATCTAGTCGAAAAATATGTTAGTGGAGATCTTCTAAGAACATTACGTCTTGAAAATCCATTGTATTATCCAAATGCTACAGAAGATGAGTATAATCAATATTTAAAGAAATTATCCCATATATTTTTGGATTTATACTTTAAAATCAATAAAATAAACAAAAATGGGATTATATTAAATGATCTTACGCCAAATAATATTATCGTAGATTTAAAAACGAATTCAGCTAAAATAATTGATTTAGAAAGTAGTGTTGATCTGTCCTGTGAAAAAACTACCTATCCTTTATTTGTTACGCCGGGGTATTCAGAATATTTTTATTCAAAAAAACTTAGCACAAACGATGATTTCTCATGGGTCATGTGTTTAATAGATATGTTGATAGCACGGGCACAACTACTAAATATTAATATTAAGTTAATAATTCAATCACTAGAATTTTGTAGAGAAATACAAGATTCATGGGCGCAATTATGTACCCATTTAATCTTGTATCTAGAACATTATAAAAATAATTCTAAGACACAAAATTGTATAAAAGAAATATTAAGCGATCTAAACAAGGAAATTCAAATTTATGGATGA
- a CDS encoding lanthionine synthetase C family protein, which translates to MDDVSILCQKTLISGKNRLIDILSQKNYMSKLTPYFSNTYNFLYGTAGVLYGLQQFDESIPQDLLDATLEKIKSKDNEVLPSSLSRGKLAPMIVIYRLTLDPNLENKISNLLNCEFSRIAFSKKISFSLDNGLSGIGILSLIMYEITQKEYYLSIPDIIVKIILQQKIILSTFGLAYGNTGVAVFLIKYYKYRKKISILKQSKKYILTDIQKGQLINGKNKLRGIRCNLKSNIPYIYIPYGTAGIIKTTLLYLGEIDDLGLRKELNFLVNSLKVSSTLQSGYAFGTAGIISTLNDILKFDKTDPYQVRIYFEKLIRSLLSTGFKMKNQIIFSGDQNFKEFIDYGSGSMGILLTLKKIIDNQEFDPIFKDL; encoded by the coding sequence ATGGATGATGTGAGTATATTATGTCAAAAAACTTTAATAAGTGGAAAAAATCGATTAATAGATATTTTAAGTCAAAAAAATTATATGTCTAAACTGACCCCGTATTTTTCCAATACCTATAATTTTTTATATGGTACAGCGGGAGTATTGTATGGATTACAGCAGTTTGATGAATCTATTCCTCAAGACTTATTAGACGCTACTTTAGAGAAAATAAAAAGTAAAGATAATGAAGTTCTTCCCTCGTCACTTTCGCGAGGTAAATTGGCTCCAATGATAGTGATTTATCGTCTAACGCTAGATCCAAATTTGGAAAATAAAATATCAAATTTATTAAATTGTGAATTTTCTAGGATTGCTTTCTCTAAAAAAATATCTTTTTCTCTGGACAATGGATTAAGTGGAATAGGTATATTATCTTTAATAATGTATGAAATAACCCAAAAAGAGTATTATCTTTCTATTCCGGATATTATTGTAAAAATCATTTTACAACAAAAGATTATTTTATCTACATTTGGTTTAGCTTATGGAAACACAGGGGTAGCTGTATTTCTAATTAAGTATTATAAGTACAGAAAGAAAATTTCTATACTTAAACAGTCAAAAAAATATATATTAACAGATATCCAAAAAGGTCAATTAATAAATGGAAAAAATAAATTAAGAGGAATTAGATGCAATTTAAAATCTAATATACCTTACATATACATTCCCTATGGTACTGCCGGTATAATTAAGACTACTTTGTTATATTTAGGAGAAATAGATGATCTTGGTTTGAGAAAAGAATTAAATTTTTTAGTAAATTCATTGAAGGTGTCGTCTACATTGCAGTCTGGCTATGCTTTTGGTACAGCGGGTATTATTTCAACTTTAAATGATATTTTAAAATTTGATAAAACTGATCCGTACCAGGTAAGAATATATTTTGAAAAGTTAATTCGATCATTATTATCGACAGGCTTTAAAATGAAAAATCAAATTATTTTTTCTGGTGATCAAAACTTTAAAGAATTTATAGATTACGGATCTGGTTCAATGGGAATCTTATTAACTTTAAAAAAGATTATCGATAATCAAGAATTTGATCCTATTTTTAAAGATTTGTAA
- a CDS encoding ATP-binding cassette domain-containing protein: MKINFKWIIKNLPIWLIGLIIIFLILGGFEGVVNGIILGQFPNLVDASSNKLILFLIQSSGIFCIVYTALVLKNILLNYARKILRVSLKKTMLLSSFSNHQETEKGLNQISNDAAKIDENYFSLIAEILSTAVAAVISTIYVLQVNILMGIIFVTFSCLSLIPMLFGKKKLGRLGDEWSKSNTKVMHTAGDWLRGFRDILQYNAQRTFFNHVSSTINQSESILLKQENLQWLVQYVNLLFTILALVGPWAIGFYFIVNHLFNVTISALLSLTLSANSVVQNFRILMQCWSEVAGTTNIRKIDEINEDILEQSKIELCKPNIKLENINVTYDERVIYNNLNFDIPYGSKILLQGPSGAGKSTFLNLIAGVIKPNKGKVLINKRKPNLADITYIAQTPWIFEGTIRDNLCLGEKYSDKELMKILEKVGLVAELGENILNRKINPTQENISGGQKQRLVIARALLRNKSIILLDEITAALDDKNSDKIRELVYQVPGTIIESAHHINNRLLDKYSFVKKTVKDQKLI; this comes from the coding sequence ATGAAAATCAACTTCAAATGGATAATTAAAAATCTTCCTATTTGGTTAATCGGATTAATTATAATTTTTTTAATTTTAGGTGGTTTTGAAGGTGTAGTAAATGGAATTATTTTAGGACAATTTCCAAATCTTGTGGATGCATCTTCAAACAAATTAATCTTATTTTTGATTCAAAGTAGTGGAATTTTCTGTATTGTCTATACAGCTTTAGTTTTGAAAAATATACTCTTAAATTATGCACGGAAAATTTTAAGAGTTTCTCTAAAAAAAACTATGCTTCTAAGTAGTTTTTCAAATCATCAAGAAACAGAAAAAGGTTTGAATCAAATTAGTAATGATGCAGCCAAAATCGATGAGAATTATTTCTCTCTAATTGCCGAGATTTTATCTACTGCTGTGGCAGCAGTTATTTCGACTATTTATGTATTACAGGTTAATATTCTAATGGGAATTATTTTTGTAACCTTTTCTTGTCTAAGTTTAATCCCGATGCTTTTTGGTAAGAAAAAACTTGGAAGGCTAGGAGACGAATGGAGTAAAAGTAATACTAAGGTAATGCATACGGCTGGTGACTGGCTTCGTGGTTTTAGAGATATTTTGCAATATAATGCACAAAGAACATTCTTTAATCATGTTTCCTCTACAATTAATCAAAGTGAAAGTATTCTTTTAAAGCAAGAAAATTTACAGTGGCTTGTGCAATATGTAAACTTATTGTTTACAATTTTAGCATTAGTAGGTCCATGGGCTATTGGCTTCTACTTTATTGTCAACCACTTATTTAACGTTACAATTAGTGCACTTCTTTCCTTAACTCTTTCTGCAAATAGTGTAGTTCAAAATTTTCGGATTTTAATGCAGTGTTGGTCAGAAGTAGCCGGAACAACAAATATACGTAAGATTGATGAAATTAACGAAGATATTTTAGAGCAATCAAAAATAGAATTATGTAAGCCGAATATTAAGTTGGAAAATATCAATGTAACATATGATGAGCGAGTAATTTATAATAATCTAAATTTTGATATTCCTTACGGTAGTAAGATTTTACTACAAGGACCATCAGGAGCAGGGAAGAGTACATTTTTGAATTTAATAGCTGGTGTAATCAAGCCTAATAAAGGAAAAGTGTTGATTAATAAAAGAAAACCAAATTTAGCTGATATAACATATATTGCGCAGACGCCATGGATTTTTGAGGGAACAATCAGAGATAATTTATGTTTAGGCGAAAAATATTCTGATAAAGAGCTAATGAAAATCTTGGAAAAAGTAGGATTAGTAGCAGAACTAGGAGAAAATATCCTTAATAGAAAAATAAATCCAACTCAGGAAAATATTTCGGGCGGACAAAAGCAAAGATTAGTAATTGCTCGTGCGCTTTTAAGAAATAAATCTATTATTTTACTTGATGAAATCACTGCTGCTTTAGATGATAAGAATAGTGATAAGATTAGAGAACTAGTATATCAAGTCCCTGGAACAATTATTGAAAGTGCACACCATATTAATAATCGCCTTCTTGATAAATATAGCTTTGTTAAAAAGACAGTTAAAGATCAAAAACTAATATAA
- a CDS encoding nucleoside hydrolase — MSKKPLIISTDPGIDDVAAMTISLFAAELDVKMIVPTWGNVSLEHTLQNTLDLEKFLHTKVPVVKGANQPLVRPAISAASVHGKTGIAGFEFETANDDLFEKGLAATKMYEAIKNSPEKVTLLGVGPLTDFALLFKQYPDVVENIAEVYIMGGNIGHGNHSPFAEYNIAGDPEAAQIVFHSGLPVYVAPLEIGDKAHLTKDQMDKIKECGEVGNMLYSMFSNIHEPDGDTRIKIYDPTAVGIMLHPEFFTLKSANVEIELAGRYTYGASVMDFLSEKHNAQIATDVDTEKFATWFIQSIQAANNGRK; from the coding sequence ATGTCAAAAAAGCCCTTGATTATTAGTACAGATCCTGGAATCGATGATGTTGCTGCAATGACTATCAGTCTTTTTGCAGCTGAACTTGATGTTAAGATGATTGTGCCAACTTGGGGCAATGTTTCTTTAGAGCATACCCTACAAAATACTCTTGATTTAGAGAAGTTTTTACATACTAAAGTGCCTGTAGTTAAAGGCGCTAATCAACCACTAGTGCGTCCAGCCATTAGCGCTGCTTCTGTTCATGGTAAAACAGGGATCGCTGGTTTTGAATTTGAAACTGCAAATGATGATTTGTTTGAAAAAGGACTTGCTGCTACTAAAATGTATGAAGCAATTAAAAATAGTCCTGAAAAAGTAACCCTTTTAGGAGTTGGTCCCTTAACTGATTTCGCACTTTTATTTAAGCAATATCCTGATGTAGTGGAAAATATTGCCGAAGTTTATATTATGGGTGGAAATATTGGTCACGGAAACCATAGTCCATTTGCTGAATATAATATTGCCGGCGACCCAGAAGCTGCTCAAATTGTTTTTCATTCTGGATTACCAGTCTATGTCGCTCCGCTTGAAATTGGTGACAAGGCGCATTTAACTAAAGATCAAATGGACAAAATTAAGGAATGCGGTGAAGTTGGAAATATGCTATATTCGATGTTTTCAAATATTCACGAACCTGATGGGGATACAAGAATTAAGATTTATGATCCAACTGCTGTAGGGATTATGCTTCATCCTGAATTTTTTACCTTAAAATCAGCTAATGTTGAGATTGAATTAGCTGGCCGCTATACATATGGCGCTAGCGTAATGGATTTCTTAAGTGAAAAACATAATGCACAAATTGCAACCGACGTCGATACAGAGAAGTTTGCGACTTGGTTCATTCAGAGTATCCAAGCTGCCAATAATGGGAGAAAATAA
- a CDS encoding GntR family transcriptional regulator codes for MTDLVYRSVMRDIKQKILNNEYEDMRLPDERSLSDYYHVSRSSMKRALGLLAQQGIVFKKRGSGTFINPLYLKNQALFKYEGSNLGITDSFSVPGKKQSIELLDYQVIKADDDLRQDLFLKESDFVYQIKRLRLLDDQPFLIETGFIPIKITPELNPDILKGSLFNYLEDTQNKTVTRSFLTITVEPSTLEDQSKLMLAPNEPVGVMEGIFFLDDGTPFEVSNMRIHYKYMKYNTFVNLSQE; via the coding sequence ATGACTGATTTAGTCTATCGCTCAGTAATGCGCGATATTAAACAAAAAATACTTAATAATGAATATGAAGATATGCGCTTACCAGATGAGCGAAGCTTAAGCGATTATTACCATGTAAGCCGTTCATCTATGAAGCGGGCTTTAGGATTGCTTGCTCAGCAAGGAATAGTTTTTAAAAAAAGGGGTAGTGGCACTTTTATTAATCCTCTTTACTTAAAGAATCAAGCTCTGTTTAAATATGAGGGTTCAAACCTAGGTATTACGGATTCTTTTAGTGTTCCTGGTAAAAAGCAAAGTATTGAGCTACTAGACTATCAAGTAATTAAGGCTGATGATGATTTAAGACAAGATCTATTTTTGAAAGAATCAGATTTTGTCTACCAAATTAAGAGACTGCGTTTATTAGATGATCAACCATTTTTGATTGAAACTGGTTTTATCCCAATTAAGATTACACCAGAATTAAATCCAGATATTTTAAAGGGATCGCTATTTAATTATTTAGAAGATACGCAAAACAAAACTGTAACGCGGTCATTCTTAACAATTACTGTTGAACCTTCAACTTTAGAAGATCAATCGAAGCTAATGCTTGCACCTAATGAACCAGTAGGAGTAATGGAAGGTATTTTCTTTTTAGATGATGGGACGCCATTTGAAGTTTCAAATATGCGGATTCACTATAAGTATATGAAGTACAATACTTTCGTTAACTTAAGTCAAGAATAA
- a CDS encoding bacteriocin immunity protein has protein sequence MLETTITKQNEIVKTLKDLYASFSKVQIKAYFPLEQTILKVIAKAENHDDAAAWSNKLVMYLQSQIALKQIPINKEQDALINSLSEQCKNTNLNYVYLASIDNSLQFD, from the coding sequence ATGTTAGAAACTACTATTACTAAACAAAATGAAATTGTTAAAACACTGAAAGATTTATATGCTAGCTTCAGCAAAGTTCAAATTAAGGCATATTTTCCTCTTGAACAAACAATTTTAAAAGTTATAGCCAAAGCTGAGAACCATGATGACGCAGCTGCTTGGAGTAATAAGTTAGTCATGTATTTACAATCACAAATAGCGCTTAAACAAATTCCAATCAACAAAGAACAAGATGCTTTAATTAATTCTCTTAGTGAACAATGTAAAAATACTAACTTAAACTATGTATATCTGGCATCAATTGATAATAGTTTACAATTTGATTAA